One genomic window of Biomphalaria glabrata chromosome 9, xgBioGlab47.1, whole genome shotgun sequence includes the following:
- the LOC106078904 gene encoding protein artichoke-like gives MTASVIYYVIWFVFLTSGALTTQCPEHCTCRNVNVDCSGQQLKVVPTIPATTVSLYLANNKLGPALSDVDAFAGLPNLTHIDLSNNGLSELPGCLFRGLDKLHTVVLAGNSLTMLPNNFFTDSKQVEHLDLSYNEMSALPEAIMSDMPKLRILDLSHNKINTLVLGARFQVVKEIEYIDLSNNNIEAITDDSFDVAREWIASVNRTLKLSFCGLRTITELGLSKIPSLTALDLTGNTYISAETLNNVLKNLQTSKRLQSLVIAQMNLKTIDPLFSGVTELSIKALNLSHNGIEDIMENVFENLPSIQSLDMSNNSLSHMSKAFEVLRYLKHLDLSNNRLVSFKDHVEELSELRHLDLSNNKLASGSNISFQKLTKLVFLDVSYNQMPDFIIPNTHTLQYLNYSQNNIKELSAFIDASGLQYFDISDNNLDSIPTQLFKNGKFIKIANFSGNNISLLHEDAFIPQSPLVIDLSRNALKQIKQMKWVATQVLFLSMNKLVSVDPLSFKGMNGLEYLDLSSNQLSRLDDNTLQHMLSLRYLDLSNNELSDVYWPYVLRNLENLVFLDLSFNKVQILQENILERVNKLEKIYLQNNNIRMVSPLIFRDMTNLQELDLSSNPFDCTCDMLAFRDWIKRSHVIFNNLLDANSTKYRCHSPSSRIGMHITSWETGSLECNKTMLYSIIFGGIGIGLVLIAAIVGSVYRFYKRQKKAREEWKQKLEEKLEEEWKHKKKVDYIRMVKQEVADEIWNAIARRERRQDKYQALKPNGYISESAVVDARRNHEKERRYRHPLEKGKSRPVYPEESDYVNLGRYHRDSYGNYLPYSAANINYRKEGDSRVFYTGDSHRQSRPYAYRDSVTGWQDREGWEWSKNWMLQERSRRPEHGINGYMTMPTIRSKYEDRPRAYNDHYQQEVRFNQAFPRRHQRPQDMPRSKSYNYLPQEHHVQQAEHPDVDTRQPDSHESREKSRKVARAASQPYLSNAGMSDWL, from the exons ATGACAGCAAGTGTAATTTACTACGTGATTTGGTTTGTCTTCTTGACATCAGGGGCACTAACTACCCAGTGCCCTGAACATTGCACATGCAGAAATGTAAACGTGGACTGCTCCGGCCAACAACTTAAGGTGGTCCCAACCATCCCGGCCACCACAGTGTCATTATATCTGGCCAACAACAAGCTGGGCCCTGCCCTCTCCGATGTGGACGCCTTCGCAGGCTTGCCCAACCTGACCCATATCGACCTTTCCAACAATGGGCTGAGCGAGCTGCCAGGATGCTTATTCCGGGGACTCGACAAACTGCACACGGTAGTCCTGGCCGGCAACAGTCTGACCATGTTGCCAAACAACTTCTTCACAGACTCTAAGCAGGTGGAACATCTGGACCTCAGCTACAACGAGATGTCGGCTCTGCCTGAAGCCATCATGTCAGATATGCCTAAGCTAAGAATACTGGATCTGTCgcacaacaaaataaacacgcTGGTTCTCGGAGCTAGATTCCAG GTTGTTAAAGAGATCGAGTACATTGATCTGTCCAACAACAATATCGAAGCTATCACAGACGACTCCTTTGACGTGGCCAGAGAATGGATAGCGTCTGTCAACCGAACGCTGAAATTGAGCTTCTGTGGGCTAAGGACCATTACAGAGCTAGGATTGAGCAAGATTCCCAGCCTGACAGCCCTGGATTTAACAGGAAACACTTACATTTCTGCGGAAACCCTAAACAATGTGCTGAAGAATCTCCAGACCTCTAAGCGTCTTCAGAGCCTGGTAATTGCGCAGATGAATTTGAAAACAATCGATCCTTTATTTTCTGGTGTAACGGAGCTGTCTATAAAAGCGCTTAACCTTTCACACAACGGCATCGAGGACATAATGGAAAACGTATTTGAGAACCTTCCCAGCATCCAATCGCTGGACATGAGCAACAACTCACTCAGCCACATGAGCAAAGCCTTTGAAGTCCTGCGCTACTTAAAGCACTTAGATCTTTCGAACAATCGGCTGGTCAGTTTCAAGGATCATGTAGAAGAGTTGAGTGAGTTAAGGCACCTCGACCTGTCTAACAACAAGCTGGCCTCTGGCAGCAATATCAGTTTTCAAAAGCTGACCAAGCTAGTATTTCTTGACGTCAGCTACAACCAGATGCCAGACTTTATAATTCCAAACACCCATACACTACAGTACCTTAACTACAGCCAGAACAACATTAAAGAGCTGTCCGCTTTCATTGACGCTTCAGGACTTCAGTATTTTGACATCAGTGACAACAATCTCGACTCCATTCCCACCCAGCTGTTCAAAAATGGCAAATTTATCAAGATTGCCAACTTTAGTGGCAACAATATCAGCCTCCTACATGAGGATGCCTTCATTCCCCAGTCACCCCTTGTCATAGATCTGTCCCGAAACGCGctgaaacaaattaaacaaatgaaatgggTGGCTACACAAGTCTTATTCTTGAGTATGAACAAGCTGGTGTCTGTGGACCCACTGTCCTTCAAAGGAATGAATGGTTTGGAGTACCTTGACTTATCGTCCAATCAGCTAAGCCGCTTAGATGACAATACACTGCAGCATATGCTGAGTTTGAGATACTTAGATTTATCCAATAATGAGTTGTCAGACGTGTACTGGCCGTACGTTTTAAGAAATCTTGAGAACCTTGTGTTTCTTGATCTCAGTTTTAACAAAGTTCAGATTCTCCAAGAGAATATACTAGAGCGAGTGAACAAACTGGAGAAGATCTACcttcaaaacaacaacattcgaATGGTCTCGCCGCTGATATTTCGAGATATGACCAACCTGCAAGAGCTGGACCTGTCCAGCAACCCTTTCGATTGTACTTGCGACATGCTGGCTTTCCGGGACTGGATCAAGAGGAGCCACGTCATATTCAACAATTTATTGGATGCCAACTCGACCAAGTATCGGTGCCACAGCCCAAGCAGCCGCATCGGAATGCACATCACCTCGTGGGAGACGGGGAGCCTTGAGTGCAACAAGACCATGCTATACTCCATCATCTTTGGTGGCATAGGTATCGGGCTGGTTCTGATCGCGGCAATTGTTGGGAGCGTCTATCGCTTTTACAAGAGGCAGAAAAAGGCCAGAGAAGAGTGGAAGCAAAAACTGGAGGAGAAACTGGAAGAAGAGTGGAAACACAAAAAGAAGGTAGATTACATAAGGATGGTCAAGCAAGAGGTCGCCGACGAGATTTGGAACGCCATCGCAAGAAGAGAGCGACGCCAAGACAAATATCAAGCGTTGAAGCCCAATGGTTACATTTCAGAGAGCGCCGTTGTGGATGCGAGAAGAAACCACGAAAAAGAAAGGAGATACAGACATCCTCTAGAAAAAGGTAAGTCAAGGCCAGTGTACCCAGAAGAGAGCGACTATGTGAACCTCGGACGCTACCACAGAGACAGCTACGGAAATTATCTACCTTATTCAGCTGCCAACATAAATTACAGAAAAGAAGGAGACAGCCGGGTTTTCTACACAGGGGACAGCCACCGACAAAGTCGACCCTATGCATACAGGGACTCGGTGACAGGCTGGCAGGATCGCGAGGGCTGGGAATGGTCCAAAAACTGGATGCTGCAGGAAAGGTCGAGAAGACCGGAACATGGAATCAATGGCTACATGACCATGCCGACCATCAGGAGTAAATACGAAGACAGGCCCCGCGCTTATAATGATCACTACCAGCAAGAGGTTCGCTTCAACCAGGCCTTTCCAAGGCGGCACCAGAGGCCCCAGGACATGCCAAGGTCAAAAAGTTACAACTACCTGCCCCAGGAGCACCACGTTCAACAAGCCGAGCACCCGGATGTGGACACGAGACAGCCGGATAGCCACGAATCTAGAGAGAAAAGCAGAAAGGTCGCACGGGCTGCATCACAGCCTTATCTTTCTAACGCTGGGATGTCAGACTGGCTGTAA